One genomic window of Caenorhabditis elegans chromosome I includes the following:
- the sru-47 gene encoding Serpentine Receptor, class U (Confirmed by transcript evidence) — protein sequence MDIYNKSDYISYNFQWNSLDFPKITVLLGPFYLFPTFYIVGKMAKLFFDANQTTMASSIQKHLFMAFLFMQIANFFYIITDFIVVRIPATGILTSICAQIAPNQVLKLPYLIAFISSYVSMLFPVIFCANRAIIVFYPKNHNEICRRFMKFSLPITVILPCCFTFFMVPAVGHCTQLTAPYPMGAVMFTLDLKVRINEYTHLLTSFFCTLFTFSINITMMVKVRHILFQKKFFNRNINKNYKAEMSLTITMVLVFIPFLVNGIVVVLSLRDPSLIGYILSIRPIAIDTATVFEPWAFYLTHPFFGRYKRKTTVSSFPRNATSSVSTQPI from the exons atggACATCTACAACAAATCCGACTACATTTCCTACAATTTCCAATGGAATTCTTTGGATTTCCCTAAAATAACAGTACTCCTCGGCCCTTTCTACCTATTTCCCACTTTTTATATAGTAGGAAAAATGgcaaagttattttttgacGCAAATCAGACAACTATGGCGTCATCAATACAAAAACACCTTTTTATGGCATTTTTATTCATGCAAATTGCG aatttcttctACATAATCACGGATTTCATTGTAGTGCGAATTCCAGCAACAGGGATTTTGACCTCAATTTGTGCTCAAATTGCTCCAAACCAAGTCCTGAAGCTTCCCTACCTGATCGCATTCATTTCAAGTTATGTCTCTATGCTTTTCcctgtaattttttgtgcaaatcgGGCGATTATAGTGTTTTACCCGAAAAATCATAATGAG atttgccgACGTTTCATGAAATTCTCACTGCCAATTACTGTAATTCTTCCGTGCtgcttcacatttttcatggTCCCCGCAGTGGGACACTGTACCCAGCTTACTGCACCGTACCCAATGGGCGCAGTAATGTTTACGTTAGATTTGAAAGTG cgtATCAACGAGTACACCCACCTCCTCACCTCATTTTTCTGCACCCTATTCACATTCTCCATAAATATCACAATGATGGTTAAAGTTAGacatattttgtttcaaaaaaa atttttcaacagaaatatcaataaaaactacaaagCGGAAATGTCATTGACTATTACTATGGTGTTGGTTTTTATACCATTTTTGGTGAATGGTATAGTTGTG gtactTTCCCTTCGAGACCCATCTCTAATTGGGTACATTCTATCCATAAGACCTATTGCAATAGACACAGCAACAGTATTCGAGCCATGGGCTTTTTATCTTACTCATCCATTTTTCGGGCGGTACAAACGGAAGActactgtttcaagttttccgaGAAATGCCACGTCATCTGTTTCGACGCAACCGATTTga
- the Y53H1B.2 gene encoding Slit-like 3 protein (Partially confirmed by transcript evidence), translating to MRSALWLFPVFYLAQGYVFDCLDDCECDTVDEVIHCHNGDRTKLKLPASSRLRGFPVIGLTYNKIERLPDEETLLAKFPDLKIIDVERNPDFDCTTVNDYEHIKIVSDCFKNITEISKVPKLFRPTRECDVACQASKHYAKLHEYVLSLWEILKDKYENFDLDTTLRDIQDFFTLVVKKINNVGQDINNRLESAKTARNHPKQVTPMPDLTEVQIQGEETDV from the exons ATGCGTTCAGCTCTCTGGTTGTTCCCGGTCTTCTATTTGGCTCAAG GCTACGTGTTCGACTGTCTTGATGATTGTGAATGTGATACTGTCGATGAGGTGATCCATTGTCACAACGGGGACCGTACAAAACTTAAGCTACCGGCCAGCTCTCGACTCCGTGGATTTCCAGTCATCGGGCTCACCTATAACAAAATCGAGAGACTTCCCGATGAGGAGACACTTCTTGCGAAATTCCCGGATTTGAAG ATCATTGACGTCGAGCGCAACCCGGATTTCGATTGCACCACTGTCAATGACTACGAGCACATCAAAATCGTGTCCGACTGCTTCAAGAACATCACCGAAATCAGCAAAGTACCAAAATTGTTCCGCCCGACGAGAGAATGTGATGTGGCTTGCCAGGCCTCAAAACATTACGCCAAGCTCCACGAATACGTGCTCTCACTTTGGGAGATCCTCAAGGACAAGTACGAGAACTTTGATCTTGAT ACCACCCTCCGAGACATCCAGGACTTTTTCACATTGGTCGTGAAAAAGATCAACAACGTCGGACAGGATATCAATAACCGTCTGGAATCCGCAAAGACTGCTAGAAACCACCCGAAACAGGTCACCCCAATGCCAGATCTTACCGAGGTTCAGATTCAGGGAGAGGAGACTGATgtttaa